One segment of Hippopotamus amphibius kiboko isolate mHipAmp2 chromosome 2, mHipAmp2.hap2, whole genome shotgun sequence DNA contains the following:
- the LOC130844203 gene encoding 40S ribosomal protein S27-like has translation MPLTKDLLHPFPEEEKRKHKKKRLVQSPNSYFMDVKCPGCYKITTVFSHAQTVVLCVGCSTVLCQPTGGKARLTEGSSFRRKQH, from the coding sequence ATGCCTCTCACAAAGGATCTCCTTCATCCCTTtccagaagaggagaagaggaaacacaagaagaAGCGCCTGGTGCAGAGCCCCAATTCCTATTTCATGGATGTCAAATGCCCAGGATGCTATAAAATCACCACCGTCTTTAGCCATGCACAAACAGTAGTTTTGTGTGTTGGTTGCTCTACTGTCCTCTGCCAGCCTACAGGAGGAAAAGCAAGGCTTACAGAAGGAAGCTCCTTCAGACGGAAGCAGCACTAA